One stretch of Streptomyces hygroscopicus DNA includes these proteins:
- a CDS encoding FkbH encodes MNATGVHYSIADLRALLADPDHEVLVVTLTDRFGPHGAVGLQLLEKRAQLWHLKLLATSCRVVSFGAGSVILNWLVDEASRAGVHLAADFRRTERNRMMEIAYRLAGFTGEPCDCRAGLAPPREPEVERLHLFPEPHDPPPTMELRAPSLHSA; translated from the coding sequence ATGAACGCCACGGGGGTGCACTACTCCATCGCCGACCTGCGGGCACTGCTGGCCGACCCTGACCACGAGGTGCTGGTGGTCACGCTCACCGACCGGTTCGGGCCGCACGGCGCGGTCGGCCTGCAACTGCTGGAGAAGCGCGCACAGCTCTGGCATCTGAAGCTGCTGGCCACGTCCTGCCGCGTGGTGTCGTTCGGCGCCGGTTCGGTGATCCTCAACTGGCTCGTCGACGAAGCCTCGCGCGCGGGTGTCCATCTGGCCGCCGACTTCCGGCGGACCGAGCGCAATCGGATGATGGAGATCGCCTACCGCCTCGCCGGCTTCACCGGCGAGCCGTGCGACTGCCGGGCCGGGCTCGCCCCGCCGCGGGAGCCGGAGGTGGAGCGCCTCCACCTGTTCCCCGAACCCCACGATCCCCCGCCGACCATGGAGCTGCGCGCGCCCAGCCTGCACAGCGCCTGA
- a CDS encoding methoxymalonate biosynthesis protein, translating into MSGERQILGDDLKRDNFRSVKAMTALVLRLRDAGQPTAGQPADA; encoded by the coding sequence ATGAGTGGGGAGAGGCAGATCCTGGGGGACGACCTCAAGCGGGACAACTTCCGCTCCGTGAAGGCCATGACCGCTCTGGTGCTGCGGTTGCGCGACGCCGGGCAGCCCACCGCCGGGCAGCCCGCCGATGCCTGA
- a CDS encoding feruloyl esterase — MPVPPRQALPRSRWSRIAARLLPVAALVLGAVLAGPAPAANAAVTLTKVGNFGSNPGALNMYVYKPASLPANAPVVVALHGCTQSAQVYADNSGLPELADRDKFVLVLAETTSSNNLTKCFNWFQAGDNRRDQGEALSIRQMADHAVSAYGGDSKRVYITGLSAGGAMTSVMLATYPDVFSAGAVVAGLPYNCTKMNSPYQCMNPGLDLGPGEWAQRVREAYPSYGGPWPRTAIWYGDRDTTVVPRNATELRDQWTALHGLSQTPTRTSSIGPNATQHDEYVTSDGTVAVEVNKVPGINHGTPVDPGTGAEQCGSTGAPYFLDSICSSYWITKFFGLGG; from the coding sequence ATGCCAGTCCCCCCACGCCAGGCACTGCCACGGAGCCGATGGAGCCGTATCGCGGCCCGGCTCCTCCCCGTCGCCGCCCTCGTGCTCGGAGCCGTTCTCGCCGGGCCCGCGCCCGCCGCGAACGCCGCGGTCACCCTCACGAAGGTGGGCAACTTCGGCTCCAATCCTGGCGCGTTGAACATGTACGTGTACAAGCCGGCGTCGCTGCCCGCGAACGCGCCCGTGGTCGTCGCGCTCCACGGGTGCACACAGAGCGCCCAGGTCTACGCCGACAACTCTGGGCTGCCCGAGCTCGCGGACCGCGACAAGTTCGTCCTGGTGCTCGCGGAGACCACCTCGTCGAACAACCTCACCAAGTGCTTCAACTGGTTCCAGGCCGGTGACAATCGGCGTGACCAGGGCGAGGCCCTGTCGATTCGGCAGATGGCCGACCACGCCGTCTCGGCATATGGCGGGGACTCCAAGCGGGTCTACATCACCGGACTGTCCGCCGGCGGTGCCATGACCTCGGTCATGCTCGCCACCTACCCCGATGTCTTCTCCGCCGGCGCGGTCGTCGCGGGCCTGCCCTACAACTGCACGAAAATGAACAGCCCTTACCAGTGCATGAACCCCGGGCTCGACCTCGGTCCGGGCGAGTGGGCCCAGCGGGTGCGCGAGGCGTACCCGTCGTACGGGGGACCGTGGCCGCGCACCGCCATCTGGTACGGCGACCGCGACACGACGGTCGTGCCGCGCAACGCCACCGAACTGCGCGATCAGTGGACCGCGTTGCACGGACTGTCCCAGACGCCCACCCGCACCTCCAGCATCGGCCCCAATGCCACCCAGCACGACGAGTACGTGACATCCGACGGCACGGTGGCCGTCGAGGTCAACAAGGTCCCCGGCATCAACCACGGCACGCCGGTCGACCCCGGCACCGGCGCCGAACAATGCGGCAGCACCGGCGCCCCGTACTTCCTGGACTCGATCTGCTCCAGCTACTGGATCACCAAGTTCTTCGGTCTCGGCGGCTAG
- a CDS encoding 3-hexulose-6-phosphate isomerase: MSPPRTASAPPRGRPGRRAALGVRALVGACSLVVASVAAVPAAGAAGAPGAHCSGYALPHVPGAAHQQAACLGELTTAGTVASGHTDPADFAGLTTRDLPTPSGVPGIQIDGYFPDTSTTNTNHGWNHDAQFVIRLPDHWNGGLVVSGTPANREQYANDRAISDWVLSRGYAFAATDKGNTGPAFYRDGRRPGEAVAEWNKRVTQLTRAAGAVVTQRYHRPPVRTLATGMSNGGYLVRWQLENHPELYDGGVDWEGTLWRSDGPNPLTFLPPALRAYPAYAAGGAGAEDAWKTMRRAGYPAGSEFLWPYHHKVYWDLTQRVYREEADPDFDGPTEAGTPYCAPGTRGCDADYDYATRPPAVHRAVDRIALTGRIGKPLITLHGTLDALLPISKDSDVYARMVHQAGRGALLRYYRIEDGTHVDSLVDAYPDRLRPIVPCHRSAFAALEQWLTGKGRPPADHTVQRPADAAPATLLTSCPLD, encoded by the coding sequence ATGTCTCCACCCCGCACAGCCTCCGCCCCACCCCGCGGACGGCCCGGACGGCGTGCCGCTCTCGGAGTACGGGCGCTCGTGGGCGCCTGTTCGCTCGTCGTCGCATCGGTCGCGGCGGTGCCCGCGGCCGGCGCGGCGGGGGCACCGGGCGCCCACTGCTCCGGATACGCCCTGCCGCACGTACCGGGTGCGGCCCACCAACAGGCCGCCTGTCTGGGCGAGTTGACCACAGCCGGAACGGTGGCCTCGGGCCACACCGATCCGGCCGACTTCGCGGGACTCACCACCAGGGACCTGCCCACACCGAGCGGCGTTCCCGGGATCCAGATCGACGGCTACTTCCCCGACACCTCGACCACCAACACCAACCACGGCTGGAACCACGACGCGCAGTTCGTCATCCGGCTGCCCGACCACTGGAACGGCGGTCTGGTGGTATCCGGTACCCCGGCCAACCGCGAGCAGTACGCCAACGACCGCGCGATCTCCGACTGGGTGCTCTCCCGCGGCTACGCCTTCGCCGCCACCGACAAGGGCAACACCGGCCCCGCCTTCTACCGCGACGGCCGCAGGCCCGGTGAGGCCGTCGCCGAGTGGAACAAGCGCGTCACCCAGCTCACGCGCGCCGCCGGAGCCGTTGTCACTCAGCGGTACCACCGGCCTCCCGTCCGCACCCTCGCCACCGGTATGTCCAACGGCGGCTACCTGGTGCGCTGGCAGTTGGAGAACCACCCCGAGCTGTACGACGGGGGAGTGGACTGGGAGGGCACTCTGTGGCGCTCCGACGGCCCCAACCCGCTCACCTTCCTGCCGCCCGCGCTGCGCGCATACCCGGCGTACGCCGCCGGCGGGGCCGGAGCCGAGGACGCCTGGAAGACCATGCGCAGGGCCGGCTACCCGGCGGGCTCGGAGTTTCTGTGGCCGTACCACCACAAGGTCTACTGGGACCTGACACAGCGCGTCTACCGCGAGGAAGCCGACCCGGACTTCGACGGACCGACCGAGGCGGGCACCCCCTACTGCGCCCCGGGCACCCGCGGCTGTGACGCCGACTACGACTACGCCACCCGGCCGCCCGCGGTCCACCGCGCTGTCGACCGCATCGCTCTGACCGGACGCATCGGCAAACCGCTGATCACCCTGCACGGCACGCTCGACGCGCTGCTGCCCATCAGCAAGGACTCGGACGTCTACGCCCGCATGGTGCACCAGGCCGGCCGGGGCGCGCTGCTGCGCTACTACCGTATCGAGGACGGCACGCACGTCGACTCCCTCGTCGACGCCTACCCCGACAGGCTCCGCCCGATAGTCCCCTGCCACCGCTCCGCCTTCGCGGCACTGGAACAGTGGCTGACCGGAAAAGGCCGCCCCCCGGCGGACCACACCGTTCAGCGCCCGGCCGACGCGGCTCCGGCGACACTGCTCACGAGCTGCCCGCTGGACTAG
- a CDS encoding 4-hydroxybenzoate 3-monooxygenase, giving the protein MAIHDRGLAGMIPRGENAGRLYLQCPAGDSPEQWPDQRIWSELAARFGTDIPSGKIIDKRIVPLRCVVYSPMSHGRLYLLGDAAHIVPPMSAKGIHLALYDTEVFARAIIAKIKEGDASGLGNYSDTCLRHIWNYQAFAAWLTELMHNAGDASYEGDFRKEVARAELERQFSSEAASRLFSELSAGLL; this is encoded by the coding sequence ATGGCGATCCATGACCGCGGCCTGGCCGGAATGATCCCCCGCGGCGAGAACGCCGGCCGCCTCTACCTCCAGTGCCCGGCCGGCGACTCCCCCGAGCAGTGGCCCGACCAGCGCATCTGGAGCGAACTGGCCGCCCGATTCGGCACCGACATACCGTCCGGGAAGATCATCGACAAGCGGATCGTGCCCTTGCGATGCGTGGTGTACAGCCCGATGAGCCACGGCCGCCTGTACCTGCTCGGCGACGCGGCCCACATCGTCCCGCCGATGAGCGCGAAGGGCATCCACCTCGCCCTCTACGACACCGAGGTCTTCGCCCGCGCCATCATCGCCAAGATCAAGGAAGGCGACGCCAGCGGCCTCGGCAACTACTCCGACACCTGCCTGCGCCACATCTGGAACTACCAGGCGTTCGCGGCCTGGCTCACCGAACTCATGCACAACGCCGGCGACGCCTCCTACGAGGGTGATTTCCGCAAGGAGGTCGCCCGAGCCGAACTGGAACGCCAGTTCTCCTCCGAGGCGGCCAGCCGCCTGTTCAGCGAGCTGAGCGCCGGACTGCTCTGA